GGCCAGCTGATCCGTTATTTTCTTCGATCAAAACTGGCCAAATTTGCGCAGCAAGTAAATGAGGTGGCTAGGGAACAGGAGCGAGAGCAAAAGCATGCTTCTCGTCCGAAAGATGAGGTGATAGTGGATTACGTTCCGAAAACTTTTAAAGAGAAATCAAAAAAAGATGTTCAAGGCGGCGATTATGTCGACTACGAAGAAGTGAAGGAGTAATCCTTCACTTTTTTTTATCTCCTAGACTGTTAAGTCTTTGCAAAGTTTTTAGAAATCATCGTTTCTGGTGTTTTCCAGCTTCTCCAGAAGCTGGACTATGGTTGCTTAATTATAGGCTATGCTAGCCTGCACCAAAAAATCTTAAAACCGCTTTGGGTTTTGGTTCCAATCAAATAATTATCTCCACCGTCTTTTAACCCTAATTTTTTCTTTAA
Above is a window of Algoriphagus machipongonensis DNA encoding:
- a CDS encoding DUF4834 family protein, yielding MVKFLVIVLGVGWLLGQLIRYFLRSKLAKFAQQVNEVAREQEREQKHASRPKDEVIVDYVPKTFKEKSKKDVQGGDYVDYEEVKE